One stretch of Nitratiruptor tergarcus DSM 16512 DNA includes these proteins:
- the pelF gene encoding GT4 family glycosyltransferase PelF has product MARIKVVWTGEGTYPYATGGVSTWADILIKELKNIDFILMPIMMHPYMQAKYEIPPNVVDTVNVPLWGTEEPTEYIRNIEFSRIYKAKIKTQEHKDIARFEPILIKLLNHIYQKEEDFEGLGYALVEFYDYFLEYDYYEIFRSEEVWEIYKHYLIEHYKDQKNKLPTVFDMIEGLRYLFRFFISLLPELPKADIYHSSAAAFCGLPCIIAKIKHKSKFLLTEHGIYIREQYLFASRNQTPIKTKEFLLGLIKTVSRLNYHFADVISPVCEYNKRWERKWGAQEEKIKTIYNGIDVLKFQRFEVEREKRPSVVMVARVDPLKDVETFIRCCGIVAKRVHNVHFKLYGPEVDKEYMLQCKMLVKELGIESNFSFMGPTSNPARAYNEADVVMLTSISEAFPFAVIEAMACERVVVSSDVGGTKEVLEGYGFIVKPKDYEEFSKYVIYLLENPQFAKELGRRARGRILNGFTIEDMVDNYWKLYRELYESRQNA; this is encoded by the coding sequence ATGGCGAGAATTAAGGTAGTTTGGACGGGGGAGGGGACATATCCCTATGCTACTGGTGGCGTAAGTACTTGGGCTGATATTCTGATCAAAGAGTTAAAAAATATAGACTTCATACTTATGCCTATTATGATGCATCCCTATATGCAAGCAAAATATGAGATACCGCCAAATGTTGTTGATACAGTTAATGTTCCACTTTGGGGGACAGAAGAGCCTACAGAGTATATTCGCAATATTGAATTTTCCCGCATTTATAAAGCAAAAATCAAAACGCAAGAACATAAAGATATTGCACGGTTTGAGCCTATTTTAATAAAACTTCTCAATCATATCTATCAAAAAGAAGAAGATTTTGAGGGCCTTGGTTATGCTTTGGTAGAGTTTTATGACTATTTTTTGGAGTATGATTACTATGAGATATTTCGTAGTGAAGAGGTTTGGGAGATATATAAGCATTATCTTATAGAGCATTATAAAGATCAAAAAAATAAATTGCCTACGGTTTTTGATATGATAGAAGGGCTACGATATCTCTTTCGTTTTTTTATCTCTTTACTTCCTGAGTTGCCAAAAGCTGATATCTATCACTCTTCAGCTGCTGCATTTTGTGGGTTGCCCTGTATTATTGCTAAAATTAAACATAAAAGTAAATTTCTTCTTACTGAACATGGGATCTATATCAGAGAACAGTACCTTTTTGCTTCAAGAAACCAGACGCCTATCAAAACAAAAGAGTTCTTGTTAGGGCTTATTAAGACGGTTTCCCGCCTCAACTACCATTTTGCTGATGTTATATCTCCGGTATGTGAGTATAATAAGCGATGGGAACGCAAATGGGGAGCTCAAGAAGAGAAGATTAAAACAATTTATAATGGAATCGATGTACTGAAATTTCAACGTTTTGAGGTGGAGCGTGAAAAGCGGCCTAGTGTTGTAATGGTAGCAAGAGTAGATCCTTTAAAAGATGTAGAGACTTTTATACGCTGCTGTGGGATTGTTGCAAAAAGAGTTCATAATGTTCATTTTAAGCTCTATGGTCCTGAAGTAGATAAAGAGTATATGTTGCAATGTAAAATGCTTGTAAAAGAGCTAGGTATCGAGAGCAATTTTTCTTTCATGGGTCCTACTTCCAATCCTGCAAGAGCATACAATGAAGCTGATGTTGTTATGCTTACAAGTATTTCAGAGGCTTTTCCTTTTGCTGTGATCGAAGCGATGGCATGCGAGCGTGTTGTTGTATCAAGTGATGTGGGAGGAACAAAAGAGGTTCTTGAAGGATACGGTTTTATAGTTAAACCCAAAGATTATGAAGAGTTTTCTAAGTATGTGATATATCTGTTGGAAAATCCTCAATTTGCCAAGGAGCTTGGTCGGCGAGCAAGGGGTAGAATTCTCAATGGTTTTACTATTGAAGATATGGTAGATAACTATTGGAAACTCTATAGAGAACTTTATGAGAGCCGTCAAAATGCTTAG